From a single Streptomyces liliifuscus genomic region:
- a CDS encoding helix-turn-helix domain-containing protein — MDNMDDPAGDVLAGVGPRLRALRRARSATLAALADETGLTASTLSRLENGKLRPTLEQLLPLARAHGVPLDDLVAAPPTGDPRVHLRPVRHSGLVMVPLTRRPGGIQAYKVIHPPAGRAPTMNLQTHEGYEWFYVLNGQVRFVLGEQEFRLGVGEAAEFDTRTPHWIGSADSRPAELLALFGPQGERAHLAPSGH, encoded by the coding sequence ATGGACAACATGGACGACCCCGCAGGAGACGTTCTGGCCGGAGTCGGGCCGCGACTGCGTGCCCTGCGCCGGGCGCGGAGCGCCACGCTGGCAGCGCTGGCAGACGAAACCGGCCTCACGGCGAGCACCCTGTCCCGCCTGGAGAACGGCAAGCTCCGCCCCACGCTGGAGCAACTGCTTCCCCTGGCCCGGGCGCATGGCGTCCCGCTCGACGACCTCGTCGCGGCACCGCCCACCGGCGACCCTCGCGTGCACCTGCGACCAGTACGACATTCCGGGCTGGTGATGGTGCCACTGACCAGGCGGCCCGGCGGCATCCAGGCGTACAAGGTGATCCATCCGCCCGCCGGCCGAGCCCCCACGATGAACCTGCAGACCCACGAGGGATATGAGTGGTTCTACGTCCTCAACGGACAGGTCAGGTTCGTGCTCGGCGAGCAGGAGTTCCGGCTCGGCGTCGGAGAGGCCGCGGAGTTCGACACCCGCACACCGCACTGGATCGGCAGCGCCGACAGCCGGCCCGCGGAACTGCTCGCCCTGTTCGGCCCGCAGGGAGAGCGCGCACACCTGGCACCGTCCGGGCACTGA
- a CDS encoding aromatic ring-hydroxylating oxygenase subunit alpha: MIPNQWYPILQTCDIQRDRPTGVRRMGEELVLWRDLGGNLVCQTARCPHKGANIADGRLKGNTVECPYHGFRFDGEGTCKVVPALGSDARIPQSLKLKTYPVWEQHGLVWLWWGDQRERLPEIELPSELVSNPRPYETISWTRPVHYTRYIESLLEFYHVTFVHRDHWTNNIDYTFMYGTARKLWMDGRERYLAANKIVNQRVEVDGTTIRSTFDQCEEANPANTSHFNLIYQAPGLTHVKTGLLEITTWLTPIDDENTLAIMRLYEYPQLRTMVPVKQLRPWVLRASLLMEKHVQDPQDVGIMLRQEPKVSERGVNKFIALDEMDAKFLQMRDRLKAEAAAARSQDSETSAAQTAEATAAEAPTDETLAAANTNGSGSGSGSGSNGTRGTRKKRTGQVDREGTLAKARS, from the coding sequence ATGATCCCCAATCAGTGGTACCCGATCCTGCAGACCTGTGACATACAGCGCGACAGGCCCACGGGCGTTCGGCGCATGGGCGAAGAGCTCGTGCTGTGGCGCGACCTCGGCGGCAACCTCGTCTGCCAGACCGCACGGTGCCCGCACAAGGGCGCCAACATCGCCGACGGGCGGCTCAAGGGCAACACGGTCGAATGCCCGTACCACGGCTTCCGGTTCGACGGCGAGGGCACGTGCAAGGTGGTCCCCGCCCTCGGTTCGGACGCCCGGATCCCCCAGTCGCTCAAACTGAAGACGTACCCGGTGTGGGAGCAGCACGGTCTGGTCTGGCTCTGGTGGGGTGACCAACGTGAGCGACTCCCGGAGATCGAGCTGCCCTCCGAACTCGTGAGCAACCCACGGCCGTACGAGACCATCTCCTGGACCCGGCCCGTCCACTACACCCGCTACATCGAGAGCCTCCTCGAGTTCTACCACGTGACCTTCGTGCACCGGGATCACTGGACGAACAACATCGACTACACCTTCATGTACGGCACCGCGCGCAAGCTGTGGATGGACGGCCGCGAGCGCTACCTGGCCGCGAACAAGATCGTCAACCAGCGGGTCGAAGTGGACGGAACCACGATTCGTTCCACCTTCGACCAGTGCGAGGAGGCGAATCCCGCCAACACATCGCACTTCAACCTCATCTATCAGGCTCCCGGCCTGACACACGTCAAGACCGGCCTGCTGGAGATCACCACCTGGCTCACTCCGATCGACGACGAGAACACGCTGGCGATCATGCGCCTCTACGAGTACCCGCAACTGCGGACCATGGTGCCCGTCAAGCAGCTCAGGCCATGGGTGCTGCGTGCTTCTCTCCTCATGGAGAAGCACGTCCAGGACCCCCAGGACGTGGGCATCATGCTCCGCCAGGAGCCCAAGGTCAGCGAACGCGGTGTGAACAAGTTCATCGCCCTCGACGAGATGGACGCCAAGTTCCTGCAGATGCGTGACCGCCTCAAGGCGGAAGCGGCGGCAGCGCGCTCCCAGGACTCGGAGACATCTGCGGCGCAGACCGCCGAAGCGACTGCCGCCGAGGCGCCGACCGACGAGACGTTGGCCGCGGCCAACACCAACGGCAGCGGCAGCGGCAGCGGCAGCGGCTCGAACGGCACGCGCGGTACTCGAAAGAAGCGGACCGGGCAGGTGGACCGAGAAGGCACCCTGGCGAAGGCCCGTTCCTGA
- a CDS encoding thioesterase II family protein gives MHTIERATRSPSAPRPAADRWFQGFGPNPDAGALIPLLRPTPDSGAGTPPLRLICLPYAGGTPSVYRDWSADLGDDVHVVPVLLPGRGLRVKETPYTAMAPLVSDLADALVERELAHDYALFGHSMGALLAYEVACELRDRGRPEPTHLFVSGSKAPHLYGDRRDHQLSDAELRQLVRDLGGLGADDTIGGSYLERRLPVLRADLAVCETYRWAPRRPLRCPMTAFSATHDPIAPAHEMEAWRVHTRGSLLRHHVEGDHFFLNGPSKPHLLRKIRAELARHLDESSGPGATARDRLPTVKREPSWIY, from the coding sequence GTGCACACGATCGAGCGGGCGACAAGGAGTCCCTCGGCTCCGCGGCCTGCGGCCGACAGGTGGTTTCAGGGGTTCGGCCCGAACCCGGACGCGGGGGCACTCATTCCCCTACTGCGCCCGACCCCGGACTCGGGGGCAGGCACTCCCCCACTGCGTCTCATCTGCCTTCCGTACGCCGGCGGCACGCCGTCCGTCTACCGGGACTGGTCGGCGGACCTGGGCGACGACGTACACGTCGTGCCCGTCCTCCTGCCCGGCCGGGGACTGCGCGTCAAGGAAACGCCGTACACGGCCATGGCCCCTCTGGTGTCCGACCTCGCGGACGCCCTCGTCGAGCGCGAACTCGCCCATGACTACGCCCTGTTCGGCCACAGCATGGGAGCCCTGCTCGCCTACGAGGTCGCCTGCGAGCTGCGCGACCGCGGCCGGCCCGAGCCGACGCACCTGTTCGTGTCGGGAAGCAAGGCTCCGCATCTGTACGGCGATCGCCGGGATCACCAGCTCTCCGACGCCGAGCTGCGGCAGCTGGTGCGCGATCTCGGGGGCCTGGGTGCCGACGACACCATCGGCGGCTCGTACCTCGAACGGCGTCTGCCGGTGCTCCGCGCCGACCTCGCCGTCTGCGAGACCTACCGATGGGCCCCGCGCCGCCCCCTGCGCTGCCCGATGACCGCGTTCTCCGCCACCCACGATCCGATCGCGCCCGCGCACGAGATGGAGGCGTGGCGCGTCCACACCCGAGGGTCGCTCCTGCGCCACCACGTGGAGGGTGACCACTTCTTCCTCAACGGCCCTTCGAAGCCGCACCTCCTGCGCAAGATCCGTGCCGAACTCGCCCGCCACCTCGACGAGTCGAGCGGCCCGGGCGCGACGGCGCGAGACCGACTGCCCACTGTGAAGAGGGAACCCTCATGGATCTACTGA
- a CDS encoding ABC transporter substrate-binding protein: MTTPPSQPGAERTDGASVRIGALVPLTRPGWIQAGQHLLAGLELAVREVNDTGGIAGRPLELVVRDTAADPQRAAAAVDELAGLGVAALAGEYHSVVARAAATRADALGLPFLCSSAVLDALTEQPTEWVARLSPPQSRGWQVYADFLLAAGHSRIAVAAQPSVYWASGTRILRDYLAPRGGTVIELDMSALDATTVCDELVENRATALLLLVGHPEPAVPIVKSVRRDQRLAEIMIGAPAGQPEFAEWATLLGDDSAAIPFLRYLPERLTPLGVRVEEALREQLAAAPSFVAFEGYDTVAVLADVLRSNGADRARTAESWPRVAVEGTRGQIRFSRMPGISVWQWAGPPIQVVDRDPAELDRFRILHAA, translated from the coding sequence ATGACCACGCCACCGTCGCAGCCCGGAGCGGAGCGGACCGACGGGGCGTCCGTCCGGATCGGCGCTCTCGTTCCGCTGACACGGCCTGGCTGGATCCAGGCGGGCCAACACCTGCTCGCAGGACTCGAGTTGGCCGTACGCGAAGTCAATGACACCGGCGGGATCGCCGGAAGGCCACTCGAGCTGGTGGTCCGGGACACCGCGGCCGATCCACAGAGGGCCGCGGCGGCCGTGGACGAATTGGCCGGCCTGGGCGTGGCTGCCCTGGCGGGGGAGTACCACAGCGTTGTCGCCCGCGCCGCTGCCACCAGGGCCGACGCCCTCGGCCTGCCGTTCCTCTGCTCGTCGGCGGTTCTCGACGCGCTCACCGAACAGCCGACGGAATGGGTCGCGCGACTCTCCCCGCCGCAGTCCCGCGGCTGGCAGGTCTATGCGGACTTCCTCCTCGCCGCGGGCCACAGTCGAATCGCCGTAGCAGCCCAGCCGAGCGTCTACTGGGCATCCGGGACCCGTATTCTGCGGGACTACCTCGCTCCACGCGGCGGCACCGTCATCGAACTCGACATGAGCGCGCTCGACGCCACGACCGTGTGCGACGAACTCGTCGAGAATCGCGCGACAGCCCTCCTTCTCCTGGTCGGCCACCCGGAACCGGCAGTGCCGATCGTCAAGTCCGTCCGCCGTGACCAGCGGCTCGCCGAGATCATGATCGGTGCTCCGGCCGGGCAACCGGAGTTCGCCGAATGGGCGACGCTGCTGGGCGACGACAGCGCCGCGATCCCGTTCCTGCGCTACCTGCCCGAGCGCCTCACTCCACTCGGTGTACGAGTCGAGGAGGCGCTCCGTGAGCAGCTGGCCGCAGCCCCCTCCTTCGTCGCCTTCGAGGGTTATGACACGGTCGCCGTCCTCGCCGATGTGCTGCGTTCCAACGGCGCGGACCGGGCGCGCACTGCCGAATCCTGGCCGCGCGTCGCAGTCGAAGGCACCCGCGGGCAGATCCGTTTCTCCCGCATGCCGGGCATCAGCGTTTGGCAATGGGCCGGGCCGCCAATCCAGGTCGTCGACCGGGATCCGGCAGAACTCGATCGCTTCCGGATCCTTCACGCCGCCTGA
- a CDS encoding SAM-dependent methyltransferase, with the protein MDLLSLARTVKDRVEAPITDVLAVAKVVTDPRTPLLLALSTVVVTPLYRAAFLASASGSGVLRCLAVRPCDLESLAEYLEVPEDRERLRTWLETGVRLGEFEVREGCYRLRSTTAKLLAQSGNDAVAAALEEIMRFHLPVLLDAPRMLKEGRRFSLDDQDGTVIARSSLALQGLVHEAIDRTLERTTPIRLLEIGCGSGAYVRHAARLNPRLTALAVDLQEEVAVRAADNMTEWGLTDRVETRQGDLRTLELQPQFDLVTLHNNIYYFPEADRVEVLERARSFLAPGGRLLLTSSCQGGGNLGLDVLNLWFEYADFGGPLPSEDELVAQLEKAGFADVRASRIIPTQPFRAFVGTNVQA; encoded by the coding sequence ATGGATCTACTGAGCCTGGCCAGGACCGTCAAGGACCGGGTGGAGGCGCCGATCACGGATGTGCTGGCCGTGGCGAAGGTCGTCACCGATCCACGGACCCCGCTGCTCCTGGCGCTCTCCACCGTGGTGGTCACTCCGCTGTACCGGGCGGCCTTCCTGGCGTCCGCCTCCGGTTCGGGCGTGCTGCGGTGTCTGGCAGTGCGCCCCTGCGACCTGGAGAGCCTGGCCGAGTACCTGGAAGTGCCCGAGGACCGGGAGCGGCTGCGCACCTGGCTGGAGACGGGCGTCCGCCTCGGCGAGTTCGAGGTGCGCGAGGGGTGTTACCGCCTCAGGAGCACCACGGCCAAGCTCCTGGCCCAGTCGGGGAACGACGCGGTCGCCGCCGCCCTCGAAGAGATCATGCGGTTCCACCTGCCGGTGCTCCTGGACGCGCCCCGGATGCTCAAGGAGGGCCGCCGTTTCTCCCTCGACGACCAGGACGGCACGGTCATCGCCCGTTCCTCCCTGGCCCTGCAGGGACTGGTGCACGAGGCGATCGACCGCACTCTGGAGCGCACCACCCCTATCCGGCTGCTGGAGATCGGCTGCGGATCCGGTGCCTACGTCCGCCACGCCGCGCGCCTCAACCCCCGCCTGACCGCCCTCGCGGTCGACCTTCAGGAAGAGGTCGCTGTCCGGGCCGCCGACAACATGACCGAATGGGGGCTCACCGACCGCGTGGAGACCCGCCAGGGTGATCTGCGCACCCTCGAACTCCAGCCCCAGTTCGACCTCGTCACGCTCCACAACAACATCTACTACTTCCCTGAGGCCGACCGGGTCGAGGTGCTGGAACGAGCGCGCTCCTTCCTGGCGCCCGGCGGCCGGCTGCTCCTCACGTCGTCGTGCCAGGGCGGCGGCAACCTCGGCCTCGACGTGCTCAACCTCTGGTTCGAGTACGCCGACTTCGGTGGCCCACTGCCCAGCGAGGACGAGCTGGTCGCCCAGCTGGAGAAGGCGGGGTTCGCGGACGTACGGGCGAGCCGGATCATTCCCACCCAGCCGTTCCGCGCGTTCGTCGGAACCAACGTTCAGGCCTGA
- a CDS encoding methyltransferase family protein yields MYGGYDASTGPKALVTTCNALAVAAAGWFLVGGTDTVADWFGTRLDQAEPLRRGMLFTLSAVYLLRFIATTFIMLKRSMEWSEAVTVGVWVVVIHGTMAYLGGTNTASVGALAWVGVVLYVVGSYLNTASEYRRKLWKRVPEHKGRLYTEGLFKYSMHINYFGDVVLFTGFALVTGSPWALAIPVIMACMFSFLNIPTLDKYLAERYGTAFEEYSKKTAKLVPFIY; encoded by the coding sequence ATGTACGGCGGGTACGACGCCTCGACCGGCCCCAAGGCTCTGGTGACCACGTGCAACGCGCTGGCCGTGGCGGCCGCGGGGTGGTTCCTCGTCGGCGGGACGGACACGGTGGCGGACTGGTTCGGGACGCGGCTGGACCAGGCCGAACCGTTGCGCCGGGGGATGCTGTTCACGCTCTCGGCGGTCTACCTGCTGCGCTTCATCGCGACGACGTTCATCATGCTCAAGCGCAGCATGGAATGGTCGGAGGCCGTGACCGTGGGGGTCTGGGTCGTCGTCATCCACGGCACGATGGCCTACCTGGGCGGCACCAACACCGCTTCCGTGGGCGCGCTCGCATGGGTCGGCGTGGTGCTCTACGTCGTGGGTTCGTACCTCAACACGGCCTCGGAGTACCGACGCAAGCTGTGGAAGCGGGTGCCGGAGCACAAGGGCAGGCTCTACACAGAGGGTCTCTTCAAGTACTCCATGCACATCAACTACTTCGGTGACGTCGTGCTCTTCACCGGGTTCGCCCTGGTGACAGGCAGCCCTTGGGCCCTGGCCATCCCGGTGATCATGGCGTGCATGTTCTCCTTCCTGAACATCCCCACGCTCGACAAGTACCTGGCCGAGCGGTACGGCACGGCATTCGAGGAGTACTCCAAGAAGACTGCCAAGTTGGTTCCCTTCATCTACTGA
- a CDS encoding LamG-like jellyroll fold domain-containing protein, whose product MTAAEQRNPLQRRALLRAAAALPAVGAAAAAFEATPAQASAAAHSGRFDPESPRFALAVLPDTQYLFDADSADPTPLRETFRHLVAERAEANIAFMTHLGDVTEHGTKDEIERAADTFRTIHGKVPYSVLAGNHDINSGDDQRGASAYLAAFGPARYASMPTYRGASPDGYNTYHVLTAASRAWLVLALDWRVSDKGLRWAQGVLDAHPTLPAVLTTHDLAWSDDAGEAQLSDNGKRLWDGLIRGNDQIFLALGGHYWPPGRTVLRNDSDNDVHVHITNYQDRYYGGAGMIRTYGFDLVRGVIDVETFSPWLLARDSGQRSSLEAETVELTGPSDRFSLSIDFDARFEGFAPVVPPKPRPPAAVMPRGTVAYWRFDASGTAAGSPVADGTVVRDLTGRGNDLTVSRLHASGPEALTWSADHHPGQPAHASLRFDGGKSPDRGAVLTTAAQADLNGEKFTRGYTIETFIRLPDPFEGDHAWMGILSWEGRNGDAGKTTGWSPLEPTCSLNLSPERFLQFVVYPQRQDADPTSWSHAVPVGRWMHIAVVNDGRRTVMYVDGSKIARNPSQPSTGIATLGKPFVIGATQFDERFGQGFYGWIGDTRIVNRALPVREFLTPFE is encoded by the coding sequence ATGACTGCGGCAGAACAACGAAACCCCCTGCAAAGACGCGCGCTGTTGCGGGCAGCGGCCGCCTTACCCGCGGTCGGCGCGGCGGCTGCCGCCTTCGAGGCGACGCCGGCGCAGGCGTCCGCCGCGGCTCACTCAGGCCGGTTCGATCCGGAAAGCCCGCGCTTCGCGCTGGCCGTCCTCCCCGACACGCAGTACCTCTTCGACGCCGACAGCGCGGACCCGACCCCGCTGCGCGAGACCTTCCGCCATCTCGTCGCCGAGCGGGCCGAGGCGAACATCGCCTTCATGACGCACCTCGGTGACGTCACCGAGCACGGCACCAAGGACGAGATCGAACGCGCCGCCGACACCTTCCGGACCATCCACGGCAAGGTGCCCTACAGCGTCCTGGCGGGCAACCACGACATCAACTCCGGGGACGACCAGCGGGGCGCCTCCGCGTATCTCGCCGCGTTCGGTCCCGCCCGGTACGCGTCCATGCCGACCTACCGCGGCGCCTCGCCCGACGGCTACAACACGTACCACGTGCTGACTGCCGCGAGCCGTGCCTGGCTGGTCCTCGCCCTCGACTGGCGGGTGTCGGACAAGGGGTTGCGGTGGGCGCAGGGCGTCCTCGACGCGCACCCCACGCTGCCCGCCGTCCTCACCACCCATGACCTCGCCTGGTCGGACGACGCCGGCGAGGCACAGTTGTCGGACAACGGCAAACGCCTGTGGGACGGCCTCATCCGTGGCAACGACCAGATCTTCCTCGCGCTGGGTGGCCACTACTGGCCGCCGGGGCGCACGGTTCTGCGCAACGACTCCGACAACGATGTCCACGTCCACATCACCAACTACCAGGACCGCTACTACGGCGGAGCGGGCATGATCCGCACATACGGATTCGACCTGGTCCGCGGTGTCATCGATGTCGAGACCTTCTCGCCGTGGCTCCTTGCCCGTGATTCCGGGCAGCGGTCGTCCCTGGAGGCCGAGACCGTCGAACTGACCGGCCCCTCGGACCGGTTCAGCCTGAGCATCGACTTCGACGCGCGCTTCGAGGGCTTCGCCCCCGTCGTGCCGCCGAAGCCCCGACCTCCCGCCGCGGTGATGCCGCGCGGCACGGTCGCGTACTGGCGCTTCGACGCGTCCGGGACGGCCGCGGGAAGCCCGGTCGCGGACGGCACGGTCGTACGCGACCTCACCGGCCGCGGAAACGATCTGACCGTGAGTCGTCTGCACGCCAGCGGGCCCGAGGCGCTGACCTGGTCGGCCGACCACCATCCCGGTCAGCCGGCGCACGCGAGCCTGCGCTTCGACGGTGGCAAGAGCCCTGACCGCGGCGCGGTCCTGACCACCGCCGCCCAAGCTGACCTGAACGGGGAGAAGTTCACCCGCGGCTACACCATCGAGACCTTCATCAGGCTGCCCGACCCCTTCGAGGGCGACCACGCCTGGATGGGCATCCTCAGCTGGGAAGGGCGCAACGGTGACGCGGGCAAGACCACGGGCTGGTCCCCGTTGGAGCCCACCTGCAGCCTCAACCTCTCGCCCGAGCGGTTCCTCCAGTTCGTTGTCTATCCGCAGCGACAGGACGCCGACCCCACTTCCTGGAGCCATGCGGTGCCTGTGGGCCGCTGGATGCACATAGCCGTCGTCAACGACGGGCGCCGCACGGTCATGTACGTGGACGGCTCGAAGATCGCCCGCAATCCTTCTCAGCCGTCCACCGGCATCGCCACCCTCGGCAAGCCGTTCGTCATCGGTGCCACGCAGTTCGACGAGCGCTTCGGGCAGGGCTTCTACGGGTGGATCGGTGACACCCGCATTGTGAACCGGGCCTTGCCCGTACGGGAGTTCCTCACGCCGTTCGAGTGA
- a CDS encoding PEP/pyruvate-binding domain-containing protein gives MDTRTAHTPASALSDTASNAPHRELVAVLGRAPGAGTETLGGKAARLSEMIEAGLPVPPAFCLTTGLFDLFLRETGLAAEIRAAEARAADTSTIRELITARELPEAIADTILAAYEDLGRPRVAVRSSACREDSAAQSFAGQHDTVLDVAGDEALLDAVKVCWASLWSDRAAAYRDGTGPTGSIAVIVQEMIHADVSGVLFTVDPVGARPNRLVVEACCGLGEGLVSGRVSSDFFVVDDRTLEVIEEHVRYKVTKCAPLTPGRIGMTKVDAADRNAPCLTREQLGELAGLAVEVRSHYGTEQDIEWAMHDGTLHLLQARPITTHPQDRATDQEHSPYVARQADEVQHGTLWSRMDIGEIFVGLMSPLGMSFAQYYQEHVHADCAAALGVRDTGDVGLHMGYLQGHVYLNISYTAYLLGQCLPTRDQRHFTRRFVSEEVDLAAYENPFGTFPGGMEDLRSTLHWVQSTATEMLSMKNRAEEMVSVRLYEFDRARQLDLTRMSRRELDAELARYLGFFHDAHVGYMPYYINAFGFYGVLTELCAKWLGADGDNLQNRIKTDMSSLRTVASAQEIWGVAQAAKARPRVMGIINEAPLEEIEERLRQDVEGLAFWDTQMKPFLRANGTRGRQEMELTHPRWIDDPSYIFQMIRRYAADGLSVDDIMGRSRALADGDARTVLEKLPLHRRKVLETVITMYSLCSELRETTRMSMITSIWLVRNVVYEVGRRLVAEGVLHSLDEVAFLDFEDVRAYLAGGATERESFPRTELDERRRLYEYHNRLPEPSLTFIGEHDITRAVRPAADGAHLVGLGSSPGRIVGRARIVEDLVWQADEFLPGEILVTRYTDASWTPLFAIAGGVVTDIGSMLSHSSIVSREFNVPSVVNTKYATQRINTGDMIVVDGDTGVVEVVEG, from the coding sequence ATGGACACCCGAACGGCACACACCCCCGCCTCCGCCCTCTCCGACACCGCGTCGAACGCCCCGCACCGCGAACTCGTGGCCGTGCTCGGCCGCGCGCCCGGCGCCGGTACCGAGACCCTGGGCGGCAAGGCCGCCCGGCTGAGCGAGATGATCGAGGCGGGCCTCCCCGTACCGCCCGCGTTCTGCCTCACCACCGGCCTGTTCGACCTGTTCCTGCGCGAGACGGGCCTCGCCGCGGAGATCCGGGCCGCCGAGGCCCGCGCGGCGGACACCTCGACGATCCGCGAGCTGATCACCGCCCGGGAGCTGCCCGAGGCCATCGCCGATACGATCCTCGCCGCCTACGAGGACCTCGGCCGGCCCAGGGTCGCGGTCCGTTCCTCCGCGTGCCGGGAGGACTCCGCCGCCCAGTCCTTCGCCGGACAGCACGACACCGTCCTGGACGTCGCGGGTGACGAGGCGCTGCTCGACGCGGTGAAGGTCTGCTGGGCCTCTCTGTGGTCCGACCGCGCGGCCGCCTATCGCGACGGAACAGGCCCCACGGGCTCCATCGCCGTGATCGTGCAGGAGATGATCCACGCGGACGTCAGCGGTGTGCTGTTCACCGTCGATCCCGTCGGCGCACGGCCCAACCGCCTTGTCGTGGAGGCTTGTTGCGGTCTCGGCGAGGGGCTGGTCTCCGGACGGGTGTCCAGCGACTTCTTCGTCGTCGACGACCGCACACTGGAGGTGATCGAGGAACACGTGCGGTACAAGGTGACCAAGTGCGCGCCCCTCACACCCGGCCGGATCGGCATGACCAAGGTCGACGCCGCCGACCGCAACGCACCGTGCCTGACCCGGGAACAACTCGGCGAGCTCGCCGGCCTCGCGGTCGAGGTCCGGTCCCACTACGGCACGGAGCAGGACATCGAGTGGGCCATGCACGACGGCACACTCCACCTCCTACAGGCCAGGCCGATCACCACCCACCCCCAGGACAGGGCTACGGACCAGGAGCACAGCCCGTATGTCGCCCGGCAGGCCGACGAGGTGCAGCACGGCACGCTCTGGTCCCGGATGGACATCGGCGAGATCTTCGTGGGCCTGATGTCACCGCTCGGCATGAGCTTCGCGCAGTACTACCAGGAGCACGTGCACGCCGACTGCGCCGCCGCGCTCGGCGTGCGGGACACCGGTGACGTCGGCCTCCACATGGGCTACCTCCAGGGCCATGTGTATTTGAACATCTCCTACACGGCCTACCTGCTCGGTCAGTGCCTGCCCACCCGGGACCAGCGGCACTTCACCCGACGCTTCGTCAGCGAGGAGGTCGACCTCGCCGCGTACGAGAACCCCTTCGGTACCTTCCCCGGAGGCATGGAGGACCTGCGTTCCACGCTTCACTGGGTGCAGTCCACCGCCACCGAGATGCTGAGCATGAAGAACCGTGCCGAGGAGATGGTCTCCGTACGGCTCTACGAGTTCGACCGTGCCCGGCAGTTGGACCTGACGCGGATGAGCCGCCGGGAACTCGACGCGGAACTCGCCCGCTACCTCGGCTTCTTCCACGACGCGCACGTCGGTTATATGCCGTACTACATCAATGCCTTCGGGTTCTACGGCGTCCTCACGGAGTTGTGCGCGAAGTGGCTCGGTGCCGACGGCGACAACCTGCAGAACCGGATCAAGACCGACATGTCGAGTCTGCGGACCGTCGCGTCGGCACAGGAGATCTGGGGCGTGGCCCAGGCCGCCAAGGCCAGGCCTCGCGTCATGGGGATCATCAACGAGGCCCCCCTGGAGGAGATCGAGGAGCGGCTGCGCCAAGATGTCGAGGGCCTGGCCTTCTGGGACACGCAGATGAAGCCCTTCCTGCGGGCCAACGGCACCCGCGGGCGCCAGGAGATGGAGCTCACCCACCCGCGCTGGATCGACGACCCGTCGTACATCTTCCAGATGATCCGCCGCTACGCCGCCGACGGGCTCTCCGTCGACGACATCATGGGACGCAGCCGTGCGCTCGCGGACGGCGACGCCCGGACGGTGCTGGAGAAGCTGCCGCTGCACAGGCGGAAGGTCCTCGAAACCGTCATCACGATGTACAGCCTGTGCAGCGAGCTCCGCGAGACCACCCGTATGTCGATGATCACCTCGATCTGGCTGGTCAGGAACGTCGTGTACGAGGTGGGCCGGCGACTCGTCGCGGAAGGAGTCCTGCACTCCCTGGACGAGGTCGCCTTCCTCGACTTCGAGGACGTCCGGGCCTACCTGGCCGGTGGCGCCACGGAACGTGAGTCGTTCCCCCGCACAGAACTGGACGAACGACGGCGCCTGTACGAGTACCACAACCGGCTGCCCGAACCGTCGCTCACGTTCATCGGAGAGCACGACATCACCCGGGCGGTGCGGCCGGCGGCCGACGGCGCACACCTCGTGGGTCTCGGATCCAGCCCCGGGCGGATCGTGGGCCGTGCCCGCATCGTGGAGGACCTGGTCTGGCAGGCCGACGAGTTCCTGCCCGGCGAGATCCTGGTCACCCGCTACACCGACGCGTCCTGGACGCCGCTCTTCGCCATCGCCGGCGGAGTGGTCACCGACATCGGGTCGATGCTCTCGCACAGTTCGATCGTGTCCCGGGAGTTCAACGTGCCCTCCGTGGTCAACACCAAGTACGCCACGCAGCGCATCAACACGGGCGACATGATCGTCGTCGACGGCGACACCGGCGTCGTCGAAGTCGTCGAGGGCTGA